AACCCAGAAACAAAATTGTACGTGTAACTGACACGATGGTGTATTTGCTTGAAGATTcgaaattacatttaaatgagaaatgccATGGAGAAGCTTGAGTGGAAGGACCAAATCAGTTTTGACTAATATgatcattcattttaattttcttttgaaaatgcttgCCCTCAGGGGAAAGTGTGTACCTGTAGAATGCAACTATTCCTGtaaaatgtgattaaatgaaTAGAAGCTATATTTCTTGTCAATAAGAATTGAATCAGGAGGACATCAAACTGTGTGAATTTCCTTCTGATTTGAACAATAATGTAGAACCAGACTTTTTATACATTGCTCTCTGAGACTCTGCTCTTTTTATGGTTTTACTGCTGATCTGTCTCTTTCACTCCTGAATTACCTGGACatgctcccttctccttccccaagcCTTGCTTTATTCTTCACTCAAGGAATCTTGAACAGCCTCCTAAATAACGTCCTCCAGACTTTTCTCAATCAAAACGTTTCTTAATACCTACCTATCTTCCATGTCTGCAGCTGTCTTCCAACCTCGACGGTGTGAAAGCTAACTTCCATCCTCTACAGAATATAAAAACCAGGTGCTAACCAGACACAAGTCCTTTCATTGTCCTCAGCTGGTATGACCCAGGACACCACAAATCATGATGCTGTCACATGTGTGCTGCTCACCCGTTCACCCGAGCTGCTCCTATAATTAGTGGAAAATCAGCTGAGGTGATCTTATGCTACCTGCAGAACTTTGGCTAATGGTAAAGCGGTTAAGAGACTAGGCAATGCTGATAACCAGCAGTGCTGAAAGGGCTGCAAGGCGTTAGTTTGGACATTAGTTCCTGTAATACCGATCTACAAGctgtattttcaatattttcaacTTCAATGCAAAAAGTAAGAATGAATGAATATAGTGTGATGGTAATGCAAAGGTGAACAGGAGAATCACTACAGAGGAAGATTGGCATAACACACAGAAGTTTTTGATGACCTGAATAATAGAAATAAGCAGCAGTGCAACAGTACAAAATGCAATAGCTTAGGAAATAATAGAAGCTCTTATTAAAAGCTCCTTTTAACAGAAGCACAGCTGTTGGAGATGTTTGAGGAGATAAAAAACTTGGTCATGTTATCtgacctcatttttttttacgAGATACGAAAGTTTTTCAGCCatgaaagacaaacaaaatcaaataatgTGTAAGAGCTACTTCCTGCAGCTAATGGTAAGCATTAAGGTAGTTAAGTACTGAGGCTTCTGATGCAAACTGTACTATGCTATGCTGTCTTGAGATCATATCAGGCACAGAGGAGGGCCACTCTGATGAGTTGGGGGATACAAGGCTATTACAAGAGAGGAGAATAGATGACAGTCTAATACCTCTGGGCATAGCCTTTCAGTGAAGTATTTACAGGATTTTCGGGGTGAGGGTTTATGTCCAAAAGGCACAGTGATCTTGCATTTGTTTGCTGATTATGTAAGCACACCCTAAAAATCTAAGCTGGGAAGGGCTTTGATTGCTCTCAAAAAATACACGAGTTGGgtaaatattacaaataaaagGTATTATTTATAGTGAAGGAAGTTATATACAAACCACTCATAACTTTGTAGCTAGAAATATATTAGGCTTGAAATTAGAAGGAGGTGAATAACCATTGATAGTTTGGAAGAATTCCCCAAAGAAGAAACACAGTCATGGTGGTGAGATCTTGTTATTAAGTTTGAACATGATCGATTTTTAAGAGCATTATAATGGTTGGCTTCCCATGCTAGCAGAAATCTATGACATATTAGCACATATTTGTATAAAAGGTCCCTTACAGTCTGTGAAAGGTAGTGACACAACATGGTCATGATCCCTGAAATGGAGGCATAGGCAGAATCCATCCACAGGTTCTGTGGCAGGGTGTTACATGCCAACAGCATTgatcattttaatgaaaatgagagATGATTTATATGAATATAGACTagattttggtttaaaatataaataagtgTGTCATTTGGCTTTGAACTGCTGGTATTCCAGGAAAGCTAAAAGCCATGTGGAACTCTGTTTCATCTGAAGATTTAACTGATTTCTGTATATATCTCATCTTCGAGTTGTGAttgctgcttcattttcaaGGCAGCAGATCTTCCTTGTGATTCCATACAGCACAACACAGAAAAGTTTGTggctattttctctttctacagCAATTTCTATCCTATTCACCAAATCACAGGTCTTGCAAGTTTGCGGAGCTGTCAAAGATCAATTAAATTAGTAAAGAAAATCCTAAGACTTTCAGTCACAATACTTTCTTTTGGTATATGCATTGTCAAGAACTTGTATCACAAACTGGTCAAGCTCAAGTCCCTCATCtcagtaaaaatattcttaatttaaCCAAGAATAATCAAGACTAAATCTTGTCAAATAATCATAACTGCCATTGACGTAAATACTTAGCTGCtacttaaataaatattctttgaaaataaatatccaaAATCTTCCAAAGTAAGCAGAGGTGACGAATAATGATTATGAAAATCATATTGATTTTGAATGGTGAGTATTGCAGCAGTTTTGTTTATTGAAAGGGCTGCAGATTAGTGGGCCTGTCTACCAGTGAAGTGAGATTAATGAATCATTTAATTCACTTCAATAAGCATGATCATGCTTTGAAAACATAGTGAGTATCCATTTTAACGTAATGTTGCTGTTACTTGAAGACTCCTCACAGTCTCTCTAGAtcactttgctgtgtttttatctaagttgtttgcttgtttgctagggtggggtttttttttgtttgttttcaaaattcctTGATGTATGTAAATGCTGTATGCTGAATTCAAATGTCCATGATTTATGATGAAATTATAAACATATGTTTCTGGTTATTCCCAGAttcagaagaggaaatgaaagccTTAGAAGCAGATTTATTGACCAATATGTACACATCAaaggtaattatttttactcttttagCTGACGTGTAGGGAGCAAATGAATTCTCATTACAAACCCAGAAGTTATTACAAAGTAATAACGTATGGTCTAGACCAAAAAGTTCAGTGCTAGACATTACTTTGGTGCAAGATTTTCTCCAGTTCAAAGGAAGTTTAAAGGTGTTGATGTGACACACTAAAAGTGCTCCTCACTTGTAACACTGGTACTTTCATTAAACTGTCAAAACTGTGTTATGTGCAGAGATGTAAATTTATATGAGGAAATTGTGCCTGATGAAAGCTAAATTAACCTTGAGTCAAATCCGTAAGTGCTATTTTTATGCAGAACTTTTCCTATATCTGTAGTCATAAAGCAAAATCTGTTAATACATATGCTGATTTTGGTTTAGGAATTTAATCATAGTGTTAGTACAGGAACATGGGGACATTACTGTGAAAGTATTAATCTGATAAATGACATTTCCTTGACAAGTTGCTATACTGTGAGTGATGTACGTGTTATTTAATACAAATAGACAAAAATTCAGTTCCAATCTCATATTGACAAGGTAAAGCAGCAAGTGTTGCATATATGTATTGAACAGGGTGATAGGCAAACACTTTCTCAACCCTGTTATTTCCCATGAATCATCTAAGAAATATATACATCTAATATTTCTTCAGCAACATATTAAAGAACAAACCGTCAAACAAATGCCATGGGCTTAAGGTtgaatgttttaattctttgttcTAATGAAGTTCAAGTGGTGCTTAAAtccaatggaaaataaaatgagaaatgaaaaatttccccccaaaaataatttcataagcCAATGACTAGTTGAAGGTTAAGGACAAAACCTGCCTGGGAGACTTCTGTATTTACTGTATTTGCTTATTTGTGAGCTTTTTCACAGGATCCTTTGAATAGATTAAAATGAGACATAAGGTCAGAAAACACATTGTTTTGGTCTGATCTGGCATTTTTTAGGTTGCCATGTTCACTACTGGCATGGTAATTAACCTTAGATGCCAAATAAACCTGTTTGCTACTCACTTCTGTAAGGTACAGAAAGATTTAATAcatattctttttctgagaCAAATTTAAACGTAGGAGGCTGACAAAAATAGCCCTGGGAGGAAACCCTGCACATATTGGTATTTCTGCTACTGACTTTAGTGGAACAGTGAACCTAACTTCCACTTccatcttttcctccctctcagCACAGAATATAATCTCAGGTAACTAAAAATGCACAAATAGAGTGCACCAGTCGATAATGTAATGATGTTTGCCATGATACTCTTATATGTTGTTTTCCATCATGTAGCTTGCTATTCCATTTCCTTATGGTATATACCATAAGTCAAGTGACACCTGAAGTTGACAGAAGCAGTAGATGCATGGTGGAGACATTGCTTTAATTCTTAAATTACCATCTAAAATTCATTAGTTCAATATATATTGTCTCTTGACATCAAAGTAAGGCACGGTGGAACCACTAAAAGGTGTGCATAAATGTTTCTACAAGAGGCATACTTCTATTCCGTTCATTACTGAAATgacatatactttttttttgtttttctgttgtcctCTGCTAGCTTTTAACCCTGATTAGAGAAAAGTATGGTTCTGGTGTGAGAGACAAATTTGAGGATGGTATGTGTAATAAATGTCTTGTATTGTGCCTGAAACCTGGTTCCACTTGAAGGCAATTACTGTTAAATTGCATTAACTGTCTTTGACACTGACTGGGTAATAAGCAGCAAGAGAAACCCAGACAATTTAAATAGCAttaagatgagaagaaaaaaaattaaaaaagaaaaaaaaaagtttatgaaaGCTCTGAtctaaaaatgcagcaaagtgGATTATCATTTGTGGTTCTagtatttgacaaaaaaaaatcttcctaagCAGGCACTTGGAAGTCAAGTATCAAGACTATAGCTAGGGTTTTAAGCACATACCTTTTGCAACAGTCAGTAGACTATCCAATATTATGAAAAGAGTTACCATATGCTTTTGACTTCACAGACTGCTGTCCAGTGTCTACTGGACCTTTTCAAACAGTTCTTTAAAGTCATATATATGCTGAATCGCGCTCCATCTTTGAAGAAGTACATCCATGCTTATCACAACCTGTCTTCAACATTTAATACAGTTTATCATCCTTCCCTGCTATCAAAGAAGATATAAAGATCAAACAAGTCCCTAAAATGTTTCATCTGTCTGTCTTCTAAGATAAAATCCAAAGAGCCTTTTGGAAGATCTGGTAAGGCAACACAACCTGAAGTGTCACAAATATGTGGACAGTTATCTGCTGTCTCTCTTTTGTATCAGATAGATAGCTCTATTCTCAGCTTCCTAAGTGCTTGCCTGAAACCACCACTTGCATGAAGAATGTCTTGAACTTAAACAAGATTGAGATAATGttagttcaagaaaaaaaaaaaaaaaagaaaaaagtgttgcCTGGAAGAATATCTCACCACTAGAATAAACTTCACCTTTGGGATCCCCACTCGcattaattttctgaagtcttGGAACCTCTGAGCTTCTTGGTGTTCTAGGATGCCTGTTGCTGACTGTACGTGTCCAGACAGTCAGGCCTCCTTGTCAGAAGCAGATGAGATTACAGCTGCCTAGGAGTTACTGACTTCCTGACTCAGTCATCACATAAAAATTCATTACATTTACAGGCATTAATAAATACCCTGGAAGAACTTCTGCTGTAACAGATCTCAATACCATATCTGCTTAAAGACAGagagtatttttattatgtctATGCTTACATTCTGAAAAGAATTCAACTACTATTTCAAAAAGGAACAATAGAGATCCTACATAACTTTGGGTTTTACTTGGttatgaatttgtttttcatctgctttcactagacaaagaaaagaatataaaaagcagagaatttaacttttttcctaaaaaaaaaaaagacaaaaaagcatttgagagGTATGCATTATAACATAAGAAGTGTCTTAAACAAACTATCAGTGGTATCATTCaacaagaaatggaaagaaaaagatatccTATAAGTTGTAACTTGGAATTCTCCTTAATCTTTCATAGGACAAGCCTGTTgtcaaagaaggaaatattcTCAAGctcatttcagtttcttaaatgatttaaaattatctttcaagATATATGAGGTGTGGGAAACCGTATATCTGAGTCTTATTTCAGAAGCAGGGTCAACAGTAGAAATGCATGCATCATATTCACTTCAGCATAACgaattttaaattctgattcaTACTAAAGTCTCTTTTGTTCCTTCAGATCACTCCCagatatttttcaatttaatcTTAAAACAAATTAGTTCCATCTTGTCAGATATGGGTTCCTTGATCTCTTGTGTAGgtgttttccaaaacacatCTTCAGCAACTGTATTTGGTATTGCTTAGACCTGTGCAGAAAATATATCACACGTTGGAAATGTACTTGAAAATTTGGGTTATGGTCATCTGAAACTGTGTTTTCACATACTCCTGTAGGATAACCACCTCAGAGATTTCCCATAACATATAAAACAAAGACGTCTGATTGCAATGCTTGCTGTAATAGTGAAGTAGAGTAGAAAAGTAACATGACTGCTGTGTTCAGTGAGTGGATATGACCTGGAGAGCTCCatgttcagttaaaaaaaaatttcactctTGACTGAAGTTCTTAATGCTTTGTAGTCGCATTCTGTGAGCTGGCTATAGTGTAAGTCAAAAGCAGGTGTACTcaagtaaaaatactttgtagTGATAAATGCATGGTATTAATGGGAATTAGACTCCCTTAACAAACGAAGTATGCTtgcaggcagcactgcaaaatttttttcccctaagctTATAAGTAGCAGCTAAGACCAATTTCATCTAATGAAGTCTGCTATTTAAGTATTTTACTAATATATAGAGGAAAGTTCCCTTAAACATACAGATACATCAGGCTAACATAAAGTAGTAACTTTAGATCAAAAAGATTCTATAAATTATGCAAGAAGGCATAAAAATTTTCCTTAGGTTTTCCACTTCTCTTCCGTTCCCACtcactggaatattttttttttttttttaaactcagaacTCTCGCATGCTCACGTACCACTGCCCCtagattttattcttcattgCGATTTAGCTGTTGCAGTGCTAGCTCACATTTCTTTCATATACCCAGGAGAGAGAAGTGCATTGGAAAAGCCTCCTCATTTGTCATGGAAagctacatatttttatatttcacaaatattttaaaacagaccaaagaaaattttgaaattacagtGGACACTTGCTCTTTTCGATAATTTAACTTCTGTTAATTAAATTAGACATTCTGCAAAGaggttaattttaatttaattttaatttaaccTGTCAAATCTTTTCAAATAATTCAACAGACTAATTAGGGCACCTAATGGGACAACAGATGAGCTCAAAGTAAGCAATGCAGAACCAATTTCAAGCTTCAGAATAAGatttgagatttattttcttcttagcctcaaaacaaaatactcttgtttgtttgttttctttgggcaCTGTCAGGCATCTGAAATCATTCTCGTTTTGAAAGGCATGCATACATCGGATATATATTGGAGTAATGATTGTGGccaaaaaggatttttttgggggtaaCTAATGCTAATAGTGATGCcagcttttcttgtttcttcctcactcctctccattttcttcctttttcctcaaaaaatagTAAAGTGTGGTGAAGATGCAGAAATCTTGCATACAATGCCCCTTTATTAGGAAGGTGCTTTAAAGAAACGACAACAGATTATGTGATTACCTAATGTTCAACTAAGTAAACACTGCATCCACACTCTTAATTTATGCTGTCAGTATTTAAAAGGCAATGTCTGTGTTAATGCAGTACCTGTATTTAACTTTGTACGTACCAGAAAAGAAGCAACTACATTTCAGTTCATAGGAAAAGTGTAATCCTAATGTGCACAGCAAGGAAGCCCTTGCCAGGAATAAATAGAAATTTGCTATTTGGCTTCTGATTGGAGATTGCTACGTCACCAGTTCTAGTTTAAGGAAACTAATTTCTATACTCACCACTAAAAGGAAtacaatttgaaagaaataatagtgGGAGAaccaagaaagcagaagagacatGAAAAACAGTGAATGATGTAGGAATTAGGTTTTTCACttacttttttctgttgataATCAAAACTAAAGAAGTCTACTGCCACAACTGCTTGGAAAGAACAGTGCCagtagaaaaagtaaaaaatatttttctcaacatttttaaaaggttttaaaagttaCACAGCTCCTAAATAATGCAAGATACTGGAGCAAGCAAAATTTGAGACAAACCATGGTGaaatttctctatttctgtctttctgtaaCATCTCTGGAAAGGTCCATTATGGACCACCTAAATACAGTTGGTCTGAGTTTTCAGTCCAGTTACTAAATCAGGAATGCATTGTTTGCACAGCTCTGTTTCATCTTTGCTCCACCTTCATCTAAGCCTGTAGGTCTTTGATTCACATCTCCCAGGCTAATGACTTTCCAGCATCCAAAACTCTTGAGGCTCACAGATTCCATAACTTCAGACCCAGTCTCATCAGACAGAttgccctgcagcagggactCCATTCCTTTTCTCAGGGAATTTTGAAATGACTGGTATTTGTTCTGAACTGGGGAGGAGCATCCAGTTAACCACAGGCATCCACCTTGGATTCCAGTACTGGGAATTTATCCAGTGGGTTTGACTCATTGTCCTGATTTACACCTGTGaatttatattatattaatttccatctgtgtttttgtttgcaCCTGTGCAGAATGACTACGAAATGCTACCATTCTGGTTCTGTGGCAGTTTAGTTTTTCATTGTGTATATCTACCTGGGGGGGTAAGGCTGTGGGGAAGCAGACTTGGTGTGTTTAATAAATGAGTTGTCCTAATTTCGGTGCTCTCTAATTATGGTCTAAAAGTTGAGCAGATTAAAAGTACTTCAAACACACAAACTTGTTCCTACCAAAATGTTTGAATGTCACACATCATTATTACTAAAAAACAAAACGAAAAATGCAACATGTCAAATATAGTggatatttgtattttcagattaaCAGAGCAAAACTTCCTTACTGGAAAATGACCCTGCTAAATGTCTGCAATTTTGTCAACAACATAAACAACCAAGTGGGAGAAACAATAGAGGTAGATGAAGAGGATCTCGTTTCAGGAAGACAGtttcctgctgctctggatgGCTTCAGCTTGGAAGCAATGCTGACAGTATACCAACTCCAGAAAGTTTGCCACAGCAGAGCCTTTCAGCATTGGGAGGTAAAACAAACTGTCCCAAATGCTTGTTTCAACTGCTGTCTAACTCTCAGGCTCTGTTTGTAGTGATGTTTTAAACCCCATATCCATGGGACCCCTGTCACGTTGTCTGagctttccctccctttttaaTAGTCTCTGATACCTCTAATATGCCTCTTATTGAAAGAGTTGTGAATTAATGTTCTTTCTGATGAGCTGAGTGTCTGCTTTTTATAACAACCCATGGATAAATGAGAACTATTCTTAACTGCATATTTTCTCCACTCTTTGTAGCTGTTCCAAAGAACCAAACCAACACATGAAAGTGAGCTCTATGTCAGAACACAAAATTATTATCTACTTAAAAAACGTGCAGTTACTGCAGATTTATTG
This sequence is a window from Balearica regulorum gibbericeps isolate bBalReg1 chromosome 1, bBalReg1.pri, whole genome shotgun sequence. Protein-coding genes within it:
- the NTS gene encoding neurotensin/neuromedin N gives rise to the protein MRAQLACVVLLALASCSFCSDSEEEMKALEADLLTNMYTSKINRAKLPYWKMTLLNVCNFVNNINNQVGETIEVDEEDLVSGRQFPAALDGFSLEAMLTVYQLQKVCHSRAFQHWELLQQDAFDLENSSQDKEIMKRKNPYILKRQLHVNKARRPYILKRSSYY